One Fibrobacter sp. UWH6 genomic window carries:
- a CDS encoding BamA/TamA family outer membrane protein — protein sequence MKIVFAPLHFLEALLLLLALFLMVPSVGAVCVDGSIIKKIELGGLEHTNERVVLRELQNREGEPFSTEKFESEKLKLQDLDLFTEISANCESADNGGGMVLHYSFKEIFRWIPAPAGKTTDRDGLMIGLALANLNVLGEDIRAEVQYRTAIDPIFESNEYAFYASSPYLFGLPVGWNFEFLRTDSWDDLRSFQDDSYLADLDVEYQVLSRLSLLGTVAVRYLEKAAWLPEAGLGFAFDFRDSKLDSRKGVYFEYMMTHVGYGDDHDADCTVESCDDMGGENYWELLTDARAYYTAWRFITGATALVRIRPGDVERYDYFYHGGTNTFRGHEADSNSLGVHEALLTLEERFVLRERKAASLWGINFFYGLQLVAGLDGSLLWDKGSPSWKNYEGAVYGGLHLVIPALDRVRFEVGYSPDRKEPKFYFGLFDKTTSARWRSR from the coding sequence GTGAAGATAGTTTTTGCCCCATTACACTTTTTGGAAGCCTTGCTGCTTTTGTTGGCGCTTTTTTTGATGGTCCCGTCTGTTGGTGCTGTCTGTGTTGATGGGTCGATTATCAAGAAAATAGAACTGGGTGGTCTAGAACATACAAATGAACGCGTGGTGCTGCGTGAATTGCAGAATCGTGAAGGCGAACCCTTTTCTACAGAGAAATTTGAGTCTGAAAAATTAAAACTTCAGGATCTGGATTTATTCACGGAGATTTCCGCAAACTGTGAAAGTGCCGATAATGGCGGCGGGATGGTCCTTCATTATTCCTTCAAGGAAATTTTCCGCTGGATTCCCGCTCCGGCGGGGAAGACGACTGACCGCGACGGGCTCATGATCGGCCTTGCCTTGGCAAATCTCAATGTGCTTGGTGAGGACATTCGTGCCGAGGTCCAGTACCGTACTGCAATTGACCCGATTTTTGAAAGCAACGAATATGCCTTCTATGCAAGTTCGCCGTACTTGTTTGGACTCCCGGTGGGCTGGAATTTCGAATTCTTGCGGACCGATAGCTGGGATGACTTGCGTTCCTTTCAGGACGATAGCTACCTGGCCGATCTGGATGTAGAATATCAGGTGCTTTCCCGACTTTCGCTGCTGGGAACGGTGGCGGTTCGTTATTTGGAGAAGGCGGCGTGGCTTCCCGAAGCGGGCCTTGGCTTTGCCTTTGATTTCCGCGATAGTAAACTGGACAGCCGCAAGGGTGTGTATTTTGAGTACATGATGACTCACGTAGGCTATGGAGACGATCATGATGCTGATTGTACTGTGGAAAGCTGTGACGACATGGGCGGCGAGAACTACTGGGAACTGCTGACGGATGCACGCGCCTATTATACGGCATGGCGCTTTATTACTGGGGCTACGGCTCTTGTTCGTATTCGTCCAGGCGATGTAGAACGTTACGATTATTTCTATCATGGCGGAACCAATACCTTCCGCGGACATGAAGCCGACAGCAATAGTTTAGGCGTCCACGAGGCTCTTCTGACTCTGGAAGAACGTTTTGTGTTGCGCGAACGTAAGGCGGCTTCTCTCTGGGGAATCAATTTCTTCTATGGTTTGCAGCTGGTGGCTGGCCTTGATGGAAGTCTGCTTTGGGACAAAGGTTCGCCAAGCTGGAAGAACTATGAAGGTGCCGTTTACGGTGGCCTGCACTTGGTGATTCCCGCCTTGGACCGTGTGCGTTTTGAAGTAGGCTATAGCCCTGACCGTAAGGAACCTAAGTTCTATTTCGGACTTTTCGACAAGACGACTTCTGCCCGCTGGCGCAGTCGATAA
- a CDS encoding ATP-dependent helicase C-terminal domain-containing protein, producing MFRTYKDLAIAEEESKLIEAIDQTRNLLVEAPTGSGKSLYIPWFLSKHCTGRVVVLQPRRIAALSLAQYSAKLHGEPCGKTVGYQFRQDTCKSAETRILFQTYGNFLQELLHGKMDAEWVIFDEYHERKSDMDLLFSYLLRLQTKDERREKNSDKVPRIAVMSAKLNREEMENALGVKCLELGHPLYPVQILHQTPLAGSSLESEVVKALKSLYRSNVWKTTLVFLPGKAEISKCHTAAEESMGNAAEFLDLYGGQERDVQDRIFEETERPRVIFTTNIAETSITVPNVSGVVDSGVERISEYDDSQKVNVLRTASISMQNAIQRSGRSGRTQNGACIRLWSEESENRMPRGIIPEVTQIEPSEFLLQKSALERFLDEREGTRGENGLVLPTAIPEKREIVAKELLQELDMVDENGITELGLQAVQSPLSDVQLAYVLIKSKPAGISNLTLSAMAWIHGGTETLQKNKQPTNLLMLAGDSSGHGNNTPREVSLTLRQLQDYCKKENFKKSADNETETIQMLMKAYSDRLASPTSSNGSYKLPNQNVIRLQHPEPPFALLAMTMLRTSSGAAAGTKTELRLNLYVPVPRSLLENEDEEARYELIWRSGQERFIGKEIRGTVEREILPQEASPAVLDQLKELTVSAWKEKLEKENWTGRYLTENLQTLLIKMRLAAQLYPEFSLPEFNEEDMELIFDEFANGIFLLRDLNEDRYRAILEDYFGRSMLQWLHKTFPDHYILPNGKKARYSYQEVEAPEPGTPGSNLVTQSAEGVLVEVSARIEDLMQLRGEHKIADGKLKVRYDILAPNFRTIQKTWDLTGFWQNTYAEVRKELRGRYPKHPWPESVL from the coding sequence ATGTTCCGAACATACAAAGACCTTGCCATTGCCGAAGAAGAATCCAAACTGATCGAAGCGATTGACCAAACCAGAAATCTACTGGTTGAAGCGCCCACCGGTTCCGGCAAGTCCCTATATATTCCCTGGTTCCTTTCGAAGCATTGTACAGGTCGTGTGGTAGTACTGCAGCCCCGACGCATCGCTGCTCTTTCCCTGGCCCAGTATTCCGCAAAATTACACGGCGAACCTTGTGGCAAGACCGTAGGCTATCAATTCAGACAGGACACCTGCAAAAGCGCAGAAACCCGCATTCTGTTCCAGACCTACGGAAACTTTCTGCAGGAACTTCTCCACGGGAAAATGGACGCCGAATGGGTTATTTTCGATGAATACCACGAGCGCAAGTCGGACATGGATTTGCTGTTCAGCTACCTGCTTAGACTACAGACGAAAGACGAAAGACGAGAAAAGAACAGTGATAAAGTTCCGCGAATTGCGGTCATGTCAGCAAAGCTGAATCGCGAAGAAATGGAAAATGCCCTAGGCGTAAAATGTCTGGAATTGGGACACCCTCTTTATCCGGTCCAGATTTTACATCAAACCCCATTAGCAGGTTCCTCCCTCGAAAGTGAAGTGGTCAAGGCCCTCAAGTCCCTGTACCGCAGCAACGTCTGGAAAACCACACTGGTATTCCTCCCCGGTAAAGCCGAAATTTCTAAATGCCACACTGCAGCCGAAGAATCCATGGGCAATGCTGCAGAATTTCTAGATCTGTATGGCGGTCAGGAACGTGATGTTCAAGACAGAATCTTCGAAGAAACGGAACGCCCCCGCGTCATCTTTACCACCAATATTGCCGAAACCTCCATCACCGTTCCCAACGTTAGCGGCGTGGTAGATAGCGGCGTGGAACGAATTTCCGAATACGACGACAGCCAGAAAGTAAACGTACTACGCACAGCCTCCATCTCGATGCAGAATGCCATCCAGCGTTCCGGACGTTCAGGCCGTACACAGAACGGAGCCTGCATCCGACTGTGGAGCGAAGAATCAGAAAACAGAATGCCCCGCGGAATCATTCCCGAAGTTACCCAAATTGAACCTTCCGAATTCTTGTTACAGAAGTCCGCACTGGAACGTTTCTTAGACGAGAGAGAAGGAACTAGAGGCGAGAATGGATTGGTTCTGCCGACGGCTATTCCCGAAAAACGAGAAATCGTCGCGAAGGAACTTCTGCAAGAATTGGACATGGTCGACGAAAATGGAATTACGGAATTGGGTCTGCAGGCCGTTCAGTCCCCCCTTTCCGATGTTCAGCTGGCTTACGTTTTAATCAAGTCCAAGCCTGCAGGAATCAGTAATTTAACTTTGTCTGCAATGGCATGGATTCACGGCGGCACAGAAACGTTGCAAAAGAACAAGCAGCCCACCAACCTACTGATGTTGGCAGGCGATTCTTCTGGACACGGCAACAACACTCCCCGCGAAGTTTCACTAACGCTGCGACAGTTGCAAGACTATTGCAAAAAGGAGAACTTCAAGAAAAGCGCAGACAACGAAACCGAAACCATCCAGATGCTAATGAAGGCCTACTCCGATAGGCTTGCCTCCCCCACGTCCAGTAACGGATCCTATAAGCTTCCCAACCAGAATGTCATCCGCCTGCAACATCCGGAACCGCCCTTTGCATTGCTGGCCATGACCATGCTCCGCACCAGCTCTGGCGCCGCTGCAGGCACCAAGACGGAACTCCGTCTAAACCTTTACGTTCCCGTTCCTAGAAGTCTTCTAGAAAACGAGGACGAAGAAGCCCGCTACGAACTCATTTGGCGTAGTGGCCAGGAACGTTTTATCGGAAAGGAAATCCGCGGCACAGTCGAACGGGAAATTCTCCCTCAGGAAGCCTCCCCCGCCGTTCTTGATCAGCTAAAGGAACTGACCGTCAGCGCCTGGAAAGAAAAGCTGGAAAAGGAAAACTGGACCGGGCGTTACCTTACAGAAAATCTGCAGACTCTTCTAATCAAGATGCGACTGGCCGCACAACTGTATCCAGAATTCAGCCTTCCTGAATTCAATGAAGAAGATATGGAACTGATCTTTGATGAATTCGCCAACGGCATCTTCCTACTACGCGACCTGAACGAAGACCGCTACCGCGCCATTCTTGAAGACTACTTCGGACGATCCATGTTGCAATGGCTTCACAAGACCTTCCCCGACCATTACATTCTCCCCAACGGCAAGAAAGCTCGCTACAGTTATCAGGAAGTTGAAGCGCCGGAACCGGGAACCCCCGGCAGCAATCTCGTTACCCAAAGTGCTGAAGGCGTTCTCGTAGAAGTTTCCGCCCGCATCGAAGACTTGATGCAGTTGCGAGGCGAACATAAAATTGCCGACGGAAAGTTGAAGGTCCGCTACGATATTCTTGCCCCAAACTTCAGAACCATTCAGAAAACTTGGGACTTAACAGGATTCTGGCAGAACACCTACGCCGAAGTCCGCAAGGAACTTCGCGGCAGATACCCCAAGCATCCCTGGCCGGAATCCGTTCTCTAG